TGGAACCGGGATAGCTCGCGTTCGACCAAAAAAGTCTCCCCGGAGTTTCGATAACCGGGAGAAAAAAAGGGAGTTTGTCCATGTCACTGAAGCACCTGATCGGCCTGACCGCGGCGACCGTCGCGATGGCCACGACACTGAATGTTGCCCAGGCCGCGTGGCCTGAAAAACCCATTACCATTTACTGTCCGTATTCCGCCGGTGGCGGCACGGACGCCACCGCCCGCTTTTTCGCCACCGGACTGCGGGACGTGCTGGGGGTTCCGGTCAATGTCGTGAACCGTACTGGCGCCAATGGGTTGACGGGTCATTCGGCGATGGCCAGTTCGGACCCCGACGGCTATACGATCGGCCTGATCGCGCAGGCGATCGGCCTGTATCACTGGCAGGGCATGGATCTGAGCTACAAGGACATCACACCGCTGGCGATGTTCAATTTCGATCCGGCCGGTTTCCAGGTCGGGCCGAGCAAGGCGCATCTCAAGGACGCCATGCAGGCAATCGAGGAACTGAAGGCGAATCCGCAGGACTGGAACCTGGGCGGCGGCGGCCGCATGGGCAGCTGGGGCATGGCCTTCACCCAGCTCGCGCTGGCATTCGATATGGACCCATCCATCTACAGCTGGATCGCATCGGGCGGCGCGGCGCCGTCGCTGACGGAACTCGCGGCGGGCGGCATCGATCTGGCGCCGACCTCGCTGCCGGAAGCCAAGACCCTGATCGACGCGGG
The Alphaproteobacteria bacterium genome window above contains:
- a CDS encoding tripartite tricarboxylate transporter substrate binding protein, with product MSLKHLIGLTAATVAMATTLNVAQAAWPEKPITIYCPYSAGGGTDATARFFATGLRDVLGVPVNVVNRTGANGLTGHSAMASSDPDGYTIGLIAQAIGLYHWQGMDLSYKDITPLAMFNFDPAGFQVGPSKAHLKDAMQAIEELKANPQDWNLGGGGRMGSWGMAFTQLALAFDMDPSIYSWIASGGAAPSLTELAAGGIDLAPTSLPEAKTLIDAGKIRALAVMAEKRHPTFPDVPTMEEVTGKKIVAGAWRAIAAPKGLPDDIKEKYIVALRKVWESDEFKEGMDKFGYGMAWIEGAELDEFLAANDANAGKILKATQGK